The Altererythrobacter sp. Root672 genome includes a window with the following:
- a CDS encoding beta-ketoacyl-ACP synthase III translates to MIRSVFKGSGSALPPKQMSNHELATFVETSDEWIRERTGITHRHIAAEGETTGTLAIAAARAALVDAGIEASEIDLIVLATATPDSTFPATAAKVQAALGCPGGAAFDVAAVCSGFVYALATVDSMLRTGLAKCALVIGAETFSRILDWEDRTTCVLFGDGAGAMVFKAEDVAEDGPGVLASRLHADGRHKDLLFVDGGPSTTGTVGKLRMKGREVFRHAVVNLAEVLEEVLDQSGYTAADIDWVVPHQANMRILDATARKLGLPPEKVIVTVDRHANTSAASVPLAFDVARRDGRIKDGDLVMLEAMGGGFTWGASLLRI, encoded by the coding sequence GTGATCCGATCTGTCTTCAAGGGCTCAGGCTCGGCTCTTCCGCCGAAGCAGATGAGCAATCACGAACTGGCGACTTTCGTCGAGACCAGTGACGAATGGATCCGCGAGCGGACGGGCATTACCCATCGCCATATCGCCGCTGAAGGCGAAACCACCGGTACCCTGGCCATCGCAGCCGCCCGTGCGGCGCTGGTCGATGCCGGAATAGAAGCGAGCGAAATCGACCTGATCGTGCTCGCCACGGCGACGCCGGACAGCACCTTTCCCGCCACGGCCGCCAAGGTCCAGGCGGCGCTCGGATGCCCAGGCGGCGCAGCGTTTGACGTTGCCGCGGTCTGCTCGGGCTTCGTCTATGCGCTGGCGACGGTCGATTCGATGTTGCGCACCGGCCTTGCCAAGTGTGCGCTGGTGATCGGGGCAGAGACTTTCAGCCGCATTCTCGACTGGGAAGACCGCACCACCTGCGTCCTGTTCGGCGACGGTGCCGGAGCCATGGTGTTCAAGGCGGAAGACGTCGCGGAAGACGGCCCCGGGGTCCTCGCCTCGCGGCTCCATGCCGATGGCCGGCACAAGGACCTGCTGTTCGTAGACGGTGGCCCCTCGACAACCGGGACCGTCGGCAAGCTCCGCATGAAGGGACGCGAAGTGTTCCGTCACGCGGTAGTGAACCTGGCCGAAGTGCTCGAAGAAGTCCTCGATCAGAGCGGTTACACGGCCGCGGATATCGATTGGGTCGTGCCGCACCAGGCCAATATGCGCATTCTCGACGCGACCGCGCGCAAGCTCGGCCTGCCGCCGGAAAAGGTTATCGTGACCGTCGATCGCCACGCCAATACCTCGGCCGCATCGGTGCCGCTCGCGTTCGACGTGGCCCGCCGCGATGGTCGGATCAAGGACGGCGATCTGGTCATGCTCGAGGCGATGGGCGGCGGCTTTACCTGGGGCGCCAGCCTGCTTCGAATTTAG
- the plsX gene encoding phosphate acyltransferase PlsX, which yields MSLPRIAVDAMGGDEGVRVMVSGAALARRRHDQFKFLLVGDEARIKAALENHPNMRSASEILHCEDVVGGHEKPTQALRRAKKTSMGLAIEAVKHGDAGAAVSAGNTGALMAMSKLALRTMPGIDRPALAALMPTLEEHDVVMLDLGANTECDARNLVQFAIMGAAYARIVTGRDKPRVRLLNIGTEETKGTGELQAAAQRLRDATGLALSFEGYVEADKINRGNIEVVVTDGFSGNIALKAIEGSARFVTDLLKDAFRSSLRSKIGFLISRPATELLRHHLDPNNHNGAVFLGLNGVVVKSHGSANAAGVANAVAVAAALLEENLTERITADLAELGEIRLRENGSGGASK from the coding sequence ATGAGCCTGCCGCGTATCGCTGTTGATGCGATGGGCGGCGACGAGGGCGTGCGCGTGATGGTCTCAGGCGCTGCGCTCGCGCGGCGTCGCCATGACCAGTTCAAGTTCCTGCTTGTCGGTGACGAAGCGCGGATCAAAGCCGCGCTCGAAAACCATCCGAACATGCGCAGCGCTTCCGAGATCCTCCATTGCGAGGATGTCGTCGGCGGCCATGAGAAGCCGACGCAGGCGCTGCGCCGGGCCAAGAAGACCTCGATGGGTCTCGCTATCGAAGCGGTGAAGCACGGCGATGCCGGCGCTGCCGTTAGTGCGGGCAACACCGGGGCCTTGATGGCGATGAGCAAGCTGGCGCTGCGCACGATGCCCGGCATCGATCGCCCGGCGCTCGCCGCGCTGATGCCGACGCTCGAAGAGCACGACGTGGTCATGCTCGACCTTGGCGCCAATACCGAGTGCGATGCGCGCAACCTCGTGCAGTTCGCGATCATGGGCGCCGCCTATGCGCGGATCGTCACCGGACGAGACAAGCCGCGGGTTCGGCTGCTCAACATCGGGACCGAGGAAACCAAGGGCACCGGTGAACTGCAAGCCGCCGCGCAAAGGCTCCGCGACGCCACCGGATTGGCCCTCAGCTTCGAAGGCTATGTCGAAGCCGACAAGATCAACCGTGGAAATATCGAAGTGGTCGTGACGGACGGATTTTCGGGCAACATCGCGCTCAAGGCGATCGAAGGGTCGGCGCGCTTCGTGACCGATCTTTTGAAGGATGCCTTCCGCAGCTCGTTGCGCTCGAAGATCGGCTTCCTGATCTCGCGTCCGGCGACGGAGCTGCTGCGCCACCACCTCGATCCGAACAACCACAACGGGGCCGTGTTCCTCGGCCTCAACGGCGTGGTGGTGAAGTCGCACGGCAGTGCCAACGCCGCGGGGGTGGCCAATGCCGTCGCGGTCGCCGCAGCACTGCTGGAAGAGAATTTGACCGAACGGATCACCGCCGATTTGGCGGAGCTTGGCGAGATACGCCTGCGTGAGAACGGATCGGGTGGAGCGTCCAAGTGA
- the rpmF gene encoding 50S ribosomal protein L32: MAVPKRKTTPSRRGMRRSHDALTVAAFHECPDCGELKRPHNLCTHCGKYNGREIVSVGL, encoded by the coding sequence ATGGCAGTCCCTAAAAGAAAAACTACCCCCTCACGCCGGGGCATGCGCCGTTCACACGACGCCCTCACGGTTGCAGCATTCCACGAATGCCCGGATTGTGGCGAGCTTAAGCGCCCGCACAACCTTTGCACCCATTGCGGCAAGTATAACGGACGCGAGATCGTCTCCGTCGGGCTCTAA
- a CDS encoding MBL fold metallo-hydrolase, translating to MTEAPQAPLRAAIITVTPYQQNCSLVWCSKTMRGALVDPGGDLDLIKASVAKAGVTLEKILLTHGHADHCGQAGMLAKELSLPIEGPHEADRFWIARLEDDGPRFGIETKIFEPDRWLEDGETVSFGEIELEVIHCPGHTPGHVVFFHRATNFAFVGDVLFAGSIGRTDFPMGNHQDLLDAITGKLWPLGNEVTFVPGHGPTSTFGRERQSNPFVSDAAVGAGR from the coding sequence ATGACCGAAGCCCCTCAAGCACCGCTGCGCGCCGCCATCATAACCGTCACGCCGTACCAGCAGAACTGCTCGCTGGTCTGGTGCAGCAAGACGATGCGCGGTGCGCTGGTCGATCCCGGCGGCGATCTCGACCTCATCAAGGCGAGCGTGGCGAAAGCTGGCGTCACGCTGGAGAAGATCCTGCTCACCCACGGCCACGCCGACCACTGCGGCCAGGCGGGCATGCTGGCGAAGGAACTGTCGCTCCCGATCGAGGGCCCGCACGAGGCCGACCGCTTCTGGATCGCCCGGCTGGAGGATGACGGCCCGCGCTTCGGGATCGAGACCAAGATATTCGAACCCGACCGCTGGCTCGAAGACGGCGAGACCGTCAGTTTCGGCGAAATCGAGCTCGAAGTTATCCACTGTCCTGGCCACACGCCGGGCCACGTGGTGTTCTTCCATCGCGCCACGAATTTCGCCTTTGTGGGCGATGTTCTGTTCGCCGGCTCGATCGGCCGCACCGACTTCCCGATGGGCAACCACCAGGACCTGCTCGACGCGATAACGGGCAAACTTTGGCCCCTCGGGAACGAGGTGACCTTCGTTCCGGGGCACGGTCCGACAAGCACCTTCGGCCGCGAGCGGCAGAGCAATCCGTTCGTCAGCGATGCGGCGGTTGGGGCGGGGCGCTGA
- a CDS encoding nuclear transport factor 2 family protein produces the protein MHYRFVFAAALMALPSVASAQATLEQRVERMEAESDIRRILVEYGAYLDARDYAAYAGLFAADGEWIGGFGKFTGPEAIRKMLEDGLGKPEPGFVNKSNFHMLTNPLIEIDGNRAKVTSKYLFWSRSPEDRPTPLMAGRYEDEFVRENGQWKIARRTTWGEIPFRDPNEPPSAQGPNLSVSSNDARLRAVEDQLAIQRVLIEYGARLDARDFDGYSDLFAREGIWQNGNTVRRGREEIKAMLVGLFGTPAAGFVNREDYHLVSNPQVNVDGDHATARSRHLLIMRGKDGEPTPELAGLYEDEFIREDGQWKILRRVDNPIMPTREEWLKEMQARQAR, from the coding sequence ATGCACTACCGGTTCGTTTTCGCCGCAGCCTTGATGGCGCTGCCGTCGGTCGCCTCGGCGCAAGCCACGCTCGAGCAACGCGTCGAGCGGATGGAGGCGGAATCCGACATCCGGCGCATTCTGGTCGAGTACGGCGCCTACCTCGATGCTCGCGACTATGCCGCCTATGCCGGGTTGTTCGCGGCGGACGGCGAATGGATCGGCGGGTTCGGGAAGTTCACCGGGCCGGAGGCGATCCGCAAGATGCTCGAGGACGGCCTCGGCAAACCCGAGCCGGGGTTCGTCAACAAGTCGAACTTCCACATGCTGACCAACCCGCTGATCGAGATCGACGGCAACCGGGCCAAGGTCACCTCGAAATACCTGTTCTGGTCCCGCTCTCCCGAAGATCGGCCGACGCCCCTCATGGCCGGACGCTACGAGGACGAGTTCGTGCGCGAGAACGGGCAGTGGAAGATCGCCCGGCGCACGACCTGGGGCGAGATCCCCTTCCGCGATCCCAACGAGCCGCCCTCGGCGCAAGGGCCGAACCTGTCGGTGTCGAGCAACGATGCGCGCCTGCGGGCGGTCGAGGATCAGCTCGCGATCCAGCGGGTGCTAATCGAGTATGGCGCGCGGCTCGATGCGCGGGACTTCGACGGATACTCCGACCTCTTCGCGCGAGAGGGGATCTGGCAGAACGGCAACACGGTCCGTCGCGGGCGCGAGGAGATCAAGGCCATGCTGGTCGGCCTGTTCGGCACTCCGGCTGCCGGCTTCGTCAACCGGGAGGACTATCACCTGGTGTCCAATCCGCAGGTCAACGTCGACGGCGACCATGCCACGGCCCGCTCGCGTCACTTGCTGATCATGCGCGGCAAGGACGGTGAGCCGACGCCGGAACTGGCCGGGCTCTACGAAGACGAGTTCATCCGCGAGGACGGCCAGTGGAAGATCCTCCGCCGCGTCGACAACCCGATCATGCCGACGCGTGAGGAGTGGCTGAAGGAAATGCAGGCGCGGCAGGCGCGGTGA
- a CDS encoding helix-turn-helix transcriptional regulator, with the protein MDARGKLAELARTQGSSLAALSRMLGRNTTYLQQYITKGSPRKLEEEDRRRLAQFFGVGESELGGPAAEISYERPGNWVDIPRLPLEASAGPGAVGAAEIPFDAFRFSRRWLREQRLEPGMLSSIRVMGDSMDPVLRDGDEILVDRTMRPFREGIHVVRLGEALHVKLLQAVPPDRLRLISKNPAYEPVEVLMSDIDVVGRVVWKGGRL; encoded by the coding sequence ATGGATGCACGTGGGAAACTGGCTGAGCTGGCCCGGACGCAAGGCAGTAGCCTGGCTGCACTGTCGCGGATGCTTGGGCGAAATACCACGTATTTGCAGCAGTATATCACCAAGGGCAGCCCGCGAAAGCTGGAGGAAGAGGACCGCCGCCGTCTGGCGCAATTCTTCGGCGTAGGCGAATCGGAACTCGGGGGACCGGCGGCGGAAATATCCTACGAACGCCCCGGTAATTGGGTCGACATTCCGCGTCTGCCGCTCGAAGCCTCGGCCGGTCCGGGCGCAGTGGGGGCGGCGGAGATTCCCTTCGACGCCTTCCGCTTCTCGCGCCGCTGGCTGCGCGAACAGAGGCTGGAACCGGGCATGCTGTCCTCGATCAGGGTCATGGGCGATTCCATGGATCCGGTCCTGCGCGACGGTGACGAGATCCTTGTCGACCGCACCATGCGGCCGTTCCGCGAAGGCATCCACGTCGTCCGCCTAGGCGAGGCGCTGCACGTCAAGCTGCTCCAGGCCGTGCCGCCGGACCGCTTGCGGCTGATCAGCAAGAATCCGGCCTACGAGCCGGTCGAGGTGCTAATGAGCGACATCGACGTCGTCGGCCGCGTGGTATGGAAGGGCGGACGTCTATAA
- a CDS encoding aldehyde dehydrogenase family protein, whose amino-acid sequence MKLKDTYPLYLNNKAAQPNTDLEVTDKFTGEVAFRTALATPEIIEQAIAGTVRAAEPMARLASYERRDVLLHCVTRFRERFDELAYALCVEAGKPIRDSEGEVGRLIDTFSIAAEEATRSYGEVQPLDISPRSKGYMGIWKRVPIGPCSFISPFNFPLNLAAHKIAPAIAAGCPFVMKPASLTPLGAIIIGEVLAECDILPEGAFSILPAHRDEADMFTTDERFKLLSFTGSPVVGWSLKAKAGKKKVVLELGGNAAVIVDKDADLDHTLERIVFGAFYQSGQSCIGVQRILIHDSLYDRFKDMLVAKTKTLVSGNPHDRETFIGPMISEKEALRLKGWIDAAVDAGATLLCGGKLEGAMLEATLLENVPEFCDANKEEAFGPLANLMRFSEWDEALEQVNDSRFGLQAGIFTRDIHKVLEAWDRLEVGGVVVNDVSSYRVDNMPYGGVKDSGLGREGIRFAMEDMTEIRNLVIRRV is encoded by the coding sequence ATGAAGCTCAAGGACACTTACCCGCTCTACCTCAACAACAAGGCCGCGCAGCCCAACACCGACCTTGAGGTGACCGACAAGTTCACCGGCGAAGTCGCGTTCCGCACCGCGCTGGCGACACCCGAAATCATCGAACAGGCTATCGCCGGGACCGTGCGCGCAGCGGAGCCGATGGCGCGGCTGGCGAGCTATGAGCGGCGCGATGTCCTGCTCCACTGCGTTACCCGCTTCCGCGAGCGCTTCGACGAACTGGCCTATGCCCTGTGCGTCGAAGCCGGAAAGCCGATCCGGGATTCCGAAGGCGAAGTCGGCCGTCTGATCGACACTTTCAGCATCGCCGCCGAAGAAGCGACCCGCAGTTACGGCGAGGTCCAGCCGCTCGATATCAGCCCGCGGTCGAAGGGGTACATGGGCATCTGGAAGCGCGTGCCGATCGGGCCGTGCAGCTTCATCAGCCCGTTCAACTTCCCGCTCAACCTCGCCGCGCACAAGATCGCCCCAGCCATCGCCGCCGGCTGTCCCTTCGTCATGAAACCGGCGAGCCTCACGCCGCTGGGAGCGATCATCATCGGCGAGGTCCTGGCCGAGTGCGACATCCTGCCTGAGGGGGCGTTCTCGATCCTCCCCGCGCACCGCGACGAGGCGGACATGTTCACCACCGACGAGCGGTTCAAGCTGCTCAGCTTCACCGGATCGCCGGTCGTCGGCTGGTCGCTCAAGGCCAAGGCGGGGAAGAAGAAGGTCGTCCTCGAACTCGGCGGCAACGCGGCGGTGATCGTCGACAAGGATGCCGACCTCGATCATACGCTCGAGCGGATCGTGTTCGGCGCTTTCTACCAATCGGGCCAGAGCTGCATCGGCGTGCAGCGCATCCTGATCCACGACAGCCTCTACGACCGGTTCAAGGACATGCTCGTCGCCAAGACCAAGACGCTTGTGTCCGGCAATCCGCATGACCGTGAGACTTTCATCGGCCCGATGATTTCCGAGAAGGAAGCGCTGCGCCTCAAGGGTTGGATCGATGCTGCGGTCGACGCGGGTGCGACGCTGCTTTGCGGCGGCAAGCTCGAAGGGGCGATGCTCGAAGCGACTTTGCTCGAGAATGTCCCGGAGTTCTGTGACGCCAACAAGGAAGAGGCGTTCGGTCCGCTCGCCAACCTGATGCGGTTCTCCGAGTGGGACGAAGCGCTGGAGCAGGTCAACGACAGCCGGTTCGGGCTCCAGGCCGGGATATTCACACGCGACATCCACAAAGTGCTGGAAGCGTGGGACCGGCTGGAGGTGGGGGGCGTGGTAGTGAATGACGTGTCCTCCTATCGGGTCGACAACATGCCGTATGGCGGGGTCAAGGATTCCGGGTTGGGGCGGGAGGGGATCCGCTTCGCGATGGAAGACATGACCGAGATCCGGAACCTGGTGATCCGACGGGTTTGA
- a CDS encoding NAD(P)-dependent oxidoreductase produces the protein MTIAVLPHYTRTLLEGHLPDWLDVRWWGSVEELHQHAPEAEIGWFDMHVKPPAFRAIELAPNLRWLNSSYAGVDWMPLADLHGRGVRLTCGTGLTTQQVAEFAVMTMLTVAKDYPAVVRAQDRGEWLAVPPGIRDLAGSRALLLGNGAIGQAIGRALEAFEVETVPVTSRQSDWRGQLHTFDWIVLAVPGTPETRGMIGASELDVMKSGAVLVNFARADCVDQAALVDALREKRIAAAILDLTDPEPLPPEHPLWSLDNAHITMHLSGIPTPASQARAAERFLRNCERFRAGEPLEAQVDLTRGY, from the coding sequence GTGACGATAGCGGTGCTGCCCCACTACACGCGAACGCTGCTCGAAGGGCATTTGCCCGACTGGCTCGACGTACGATGGTGGGGTTCGGTCGAAGAGTTGCACCAGCATGCGCCGGAGGCCGAGATCGGCTGGTTCGACATGCATGTGAAGCCGCCGGCCTTTCGCGCGATCGAACTCGCGCCGAACCTTCGCTGGCTCAACAGTTCCTACGCCGGTGTCGATTGGATGCCGCTTGCTGACCTGCATGGCCGTGGGGTGCGCCTGACTTGCGGTACCGGCCTGACCACCCAGCAGGTGGCCGAGTTCGCCGTGATGACCATGCTGACGGTGGCGAAGGATTATCCCGCCGTCGTCCGGGCGCAGGATCGCGGGGAGTGGCTCGCGGTGCCGCCGGGAATACGCGACCTCGCGGGAAGTCGGGCGCTTCTGCTTGGCAACGGAGCGATCGGGCAGGCGATCGGCCGGGCGCTTGAAGCGTTCGAGGTCGAGACCGTGCCCGTGACGAGCCGCCAGAGTGATTGGCGTGGGCAGCTCCACACTTTCGACTGGATCGTGCTCGCTGTCCCCGGAACGCCAGAGACCCGCGGCATGATCGGCGCGAGTGAACTTGACGTCATGAAGTCAGGCGCGGTGTTGGTGAACTTTGCGCGCGCCGATTGCGTCGACCAAGCCGCGCTGGTCGATGCCTTGCGCGAGAAGCGCATCGCCGCCGCCATTCTCGACCTAACCGATCCCGAGCCCCTGCCGCCCGAGCATCCGCTCTGGTCGCTCGACAATGCGCACATCACCATGCACCTTTCGGGCATCCCGACGCCTGCCAGCCAGGCGCGCGCGGCAGAGCGGTTCCTGCGCAATTGCGAGCGTTTCCGCGCTGGCGAACCGCTCGAAGCGCAAGTGGATCTGACTCGCGGATATTGA